The Neochlamydia sp. S13 genome has a segment encoding these proteins:
- a CDS encoding bifunctional heptose 7-phosphate kinase/heptose 1-phosphate adenyltransferase: MCKILVAGDLMLDTYTIGKALRISPEAPVAIIHVQHEDNRPGGAGNVMLNLISLGAEVVAVGRVGNDVYGQALKELLSHEKIDVKGIVTQSSYFTPVKNRIIAENQQVVRVDHEKFMNLEEQLEQQIIDHLPVLFQGVQVVALSDYGKGFLTNTLLNAIIEYAKRLGIPVITDPKGTDFTKYIGTTIIKPNLTEAYSAANLSLATALEKVAEKILHQVEAEVLLITRSEAGISIFERKGERQDFPVRVHEVKDVTGAGDTVLAMLAYAIGNKLPLAEAAQLANVAAGIAIEHLGCARVTLKQLASRLLKYDGENKVFDEEHIFALQQALKGQKITIINVSGAEGLTSTIFQAIRKIAQQDHLKLLVYIRDEKPSEDFIHILASLQEVEFIILATSSLDNFCQLLKPQELHLIENVYVG, encoded by the coding sequence GTGTGTAAAATCCTGGTAGCCGGTGACCTCATGTTAGATACTTATACGATAGGGAAGGCCCTGCGTATTTCTCCTGAAGCTCCTGTAGCTATTATCCATGTGCAGCACGAGGACAACCGTCCAGGGGGAGCAGGAAATGTCATGCTCAACCTGATATCTTTAGGGGCGGAGGTAGTAGCTGTTGGCCGGGTCGGTAATGACGTTTATGGGCAAGCTTTAAAAGAGCTGCTTTCCCACGAGAAAATCGATGTTAAAGGGATTGTTACGCAATCGAGCTACTTTACCCCTGTTAAAAATCGTATCATTGCTGAAAATCAGCAAGTGGTGCGCGTGGACCATGAAAAGTTCATGAATTTGGAAGAGCAGCTTGAGCAACAAATTATTGATCATCTACCGGTTCTTTTTCAAGGGGTTCAGGTGGTGGCCTTATCGGATTATGGAAAAGGATTTTTAACTAACACTTTACTTAACGCTATCATTGAATATGCCAAGCGGCTGGGTATACCAGTGATCACAGACCCTAAAGGAACGGATTTTACTAAGTATATAGGCACGACCATAATTAAGCCGAATCTAACAGAAGCCTATTCTGCTGCAAATTTATCCTTAGCCACTGCTCTTGAAAAAGTTGCTGAAAAGATTCTCCATCAAGTAGAAGCAGAGGTGCTCCTCATTACTCGCTCTGAGGCAGGAATTTCCATTTTTGAGAGAAAAGGAGAGCGCCAAGATTTCCCTGTGCGCGTGCATGAAGTCAAAGATGTGACGGGTGCAGGTGATACCGTTTTAGCTATGTTGGCCTATGCAATTGGAAACAAGCTTCCCTTAGCAGAAGCTGCTCAATTAGCGAACGTAGCAGCTGGAATTGCTATCGAACATTTAGGATGTGCGCGCGTGACACTCAAGCAGTTAGCTAGCCGTCTGCTAAAATATGATGGAGAAAATAAGGTGTTCGATGAAGAACATATCTTTGCATTACAGCAAGCTCTAAAAGGGCAAAAAATTACGATTATCAATGTCTCTGGCGCGGAGGGCTTAACTTCTACTATCTTCCAGGCGATTAGGAAGATTGCTCAGCAGGATCACCTGAAGTTGCTTGTCTATATCCGTGATGAAAAGCCTTCAGAGGACTTTATCCATATTTTAGCTTCTTTACAAGAAGTAGAATTTATTATTCTAGCCACAAGCAGCTTAGATAACTTTTGCCAACTGCTTAAGCCGCAAGAACTTCATCTGATTGAGAATGTATATGTGGGTTAA
- the dnaG gene encoding DNA primase, whose protein sequence is MPLFTKESLENLRQRIDIVDVLNAHLDLKRAGAAYKGLCPFHDEKTPSFMIQRGDTHYHCFGCGAHGDAIQFLMAHLKMSFSEAVESLAERFHVPLEIMEEAESNKGPSKTLLKEALEQACHFYHFYLLHTPEGHEVLHYLYKRGLDLDFIRRFQIGLAPKVPGYFRQVMHAKFIKDEILRTVGLIAEGKEGRWRDFFSDRITFPIRDAAGAVIGFSARKYKEQTFGGKYINTPETSLFKKSRVLFGLNYCRRRLAKEGRVIIVEGQIDALRLIQEGFNFTVAGQGTAFGEGHAKELLMLGINLVYLALDGDSAGQEASVKIGDLFQREGIEVRIAQMPKGLDPDVFLREKGPEAFLKLLETSSDYLDFLVKHYSQQYDLRSPAAKHQCIERIAKQIRQWDQPVLVQESLRKLAYLMQVPENTLLLEQIHTPNLYIKKAANIGLQTIDPDRILEMDLLRWLLMMPEERTRLLKLAQENLKPSDFRVPICQKMYLALLDACQKNEFIDVISLVLKTDDLESQLIISDLLEKKINKEKAESNFVETLQKILTRNWMGTCELIKMKIQSGQCTDDEVLELVKEYNTLRKSLPKVNVSF, encoded by the coding sequence ATGCCACTCTTCACTAAAGAAAGCCTTGAAAATCTCCGTCAAAGAATAGACATTGTCGATGTTTTGAATGCCCATCTTGATCTTAAGCGTGCCGGGGCCGCCTATAAAGGGCTATGTCCCTTTCACGATGAAAAAACACCTTCCTTTATGATTCAGCGGGGAGACACCCATTATCATTGCTTTGGATGTGGAGCGCATGGCGACGCCATCCAGTTCTTAATGGCGCATCTTAAAATGAGTTTTTCTGAAGCCGTTGAAAGCTTAGCAGAGCGTTTTCATGTGCCTTTAGAAATTATGGAGGAGGCCGAATCTAATAAAGGCCCTAGTAAGACTCTCTTAAAAGAAGCCCTTGAGCAGGCTTGTCATTTTTATCATTTCTATCTTCTTCATACTCCGGAAGGCCATGAAGTGTTACATTACTTATATAAAAGGGGACTGGACCTTGATTTTATTAGACGCTTTCAGATTGGGTTAGCTCCCAAAGTTCCTGGATATTTTCGCCAAGTTATGCATGCAAAGTTTATCAAGGATGAGATTTTACGCACGGTAGGATTGATAGCAGAGGGTAAGGAAGGCCGTTGGCGTGATTTTTTTTCGGATAGAATTACTTTCCCTATTCGTGATGCGGCAGGAGCAGTGATTGGATTCTCTGCCCGAAAATATAAGGAGCAAACTTTTGGAGGTAAATATATTAATACCCCTGAAACTAGCCTTTTTAAAAAATCTCGCGTTCTTTTTGGATTAAATTATTGTCGTAGACGTCTTGCTAAAGAAGGGCGAGTAATTATTGTAGAAGGCCAAATTGATGCATTGCGCCTGATCCAAGAAGGCTTTAACTTTACAGTTGCAGGACAAGGTACCGCTTTTGGAGAGGGACATGCCAAAGAACTATTGATGCTAGGCATAAATTTAGTTTACTTAGCATTGGATGGAGATAGTGCAGGACAAGAGGCGAGTGTAAAAATTGGAGATCTTTTCCAGCGCGAAGGGATAGAAGTCCGAATTGCTCAGATGCCTAAAGGATTAGATCCCGATGTTTTTCTAAGAGAAAAAGGGCCTGAAGCTTTTTTGAAGCTACTGGAAACAAGTTCAGATTATCTAGATTTTCTTGTTAAGCATTACTCCCAGCAGTATGATTTACGTTCACCTGCTGCCAAGCATCAGTGTATCGAGAGAATTGCCAAGCAGATTCGCCAATGGGATCAACCTGTATTAGTGCAAGAAAGCTTACGTAAGTTAGCTTATTTGATGCAAGTTCCTGAAAATACACTCTTGCTTGAACAAATTCATACACCTAATTTGTATATTAAAAAAGCAGCAAATATTGGATTACAAACTATTGATCCGGATCGTATTCTAGAAATGGATTTGCTGCGTTGGCTGCTCATGATGCCAGAGGAGCGCACCCGTCTTTTAAAACTTGCCCAAGAGAATCTAAAACCCTCAGATTTTCGTGTACCTATCTGTCAAAAAATGTATTTAGCCTTGTTGGATGCATGCCAAAAGAATGAATTTATTGATGTCATTTCTCTTGTTTTAAAAACAGATGATTTGGAAAGTCAATTGATAATCTCTGATCTGCTTGAAAAGAAGATTAATAAGGAGAAAGCCGAATCTAATTTTGTGGAAACTCTGCAAAAGATTTTAACGCGAAATTGGATGGGTACTTGTGAACTTATTAAAATGAAAATTCAAAGTGGCCAATGTACGGATGATGAAGTTTTGGAATTAGTCAAAGAATATAATACGCTTAGAAAAAGCCTTCCTAAAGTGAATGTTTCTTTTTAA
- a CDS encoding leucine-rich repeat domain-containing protein, which yields MHSSTSVAHLPNDVLINILELCVTPSLSKVCTRWRHLLATEVMPSLYKKIGKFHCPTGHITEQALVIDKIYKLKGSLPLIKKVNEIFRQLFTVAKTFSPSEFKGQANKNKYFNLSNYFFYFVNVNRLLLWEKVGDGCKYLQRKDIKHLPLEVKGKIFKVWLKNHCASLIELKLSEIHLSYLCPEIGLLSQLTQLQLKSNQLTTLPAEIGHLSKLKKLDLYQNQLTSLPPEIEKCSRLQALFLGDNALIIFPQKIGQLSNLRLLELGKNYFTTLPAEIGKLSQLEQLKLQQNNLTSLAAEIGQLSNLRELYLTSNHLASLPVEIGKLTKLKMLYVSHNKLISLPAEIGKLARLQTLGLSDNQLTLLPKEIGDLLRLEELDVKENILNSLPLEIGRLSQLKQLKLQRNNLTNLPSEIGSLAGLRTFEVSHNQLTLLPKEIGTLSWLQELNVKENELNSLPLEIGKLSQLKQLKLQRNNLASLPKEIGRLARLQTFEVSHNQLTSLPKEIGYLFWLQELDVKENKLNSLPLEIRNLPWLRAFTVRGNPLQTIPDEIKKRFKL from the coding sequence ATGCATTCTTCTACCTCCGTAGCCCACCTGCCCAATGATGTTCTCATAAATATCTTAGAGTTATGTGTAACTCCTTCCTTATCTAAGGTTTGTACCAGATGGCGTCATCTTCTGGCTACTGAAGTAATGCCATCGCTGTATAAAAAGATAGGTAAATTTCATTGTCCTACAGGGCATATTACTGAGCAAGCGCTGGTTATAGATAAGATTTACAAGTTGAAAGGTAGCCTTCCTCTCATAAAGAAGGTAAATGAAATTTTTAGACAACTCTTTACTGTGGCCAAAACCTTTTCACCTTCAGAATTTAAAGGGCAAGCCAATAAAAATAAATACTTTAATCTTTCTAATTATTTTTTTTATTTTGTAAATGTTAATCGCCTTTTGTTGTGGGAAAAGGTGGGCGATGGCTGTAAATATTTACAGCGTAAAGATATCAAGCATTTACCTTTAGAAGTAAAAGGGAAGATTTTTAAAGTGTGGCTTAAAAACCATTGTGCCTCTCTTATAGAATTAAAGCTATCAGAAATTCATCTAAGCTATCTATGCCCAGAAATAGGTTTATTGTCTCAACTTACCCAGCTACAACTAAAAAGCAATCAGCTTACTACACTTCCTGCAGAGATAGGGCATCTATCTAAGTTGAAAAAGCTTGATCTATATCAGAACCAGCTTACCTCCCTTCCCCCAGAGATAGAGAAATGCTCTCGGCTACAAGCGCTTTTTTTAGGCGATAACGCGCTTATCATTTTCCCTCAAAAGATTGGACAGTTATCTAACTTGCGATTACTCGAGTTAGGCAAAAATTACTTTACTACTCTTCCAGCCGAAATAGGAAAGCTATCTCAGCTAGAGCAGCTGAAGTTGCAGCAGAATAATCTTACCTCTCTTGCTGCAGAAATAGGGCAATTGTCTAACTTAAGAGAGCTTTACTTAACTAGCAACCACCTTGCTTCTCTTCCTGTAGAGATAGGAAAGCTAACTAAGCTAAAAATGTTGTATGTATCTCACAACAAGCTTATCTCTCTTCCTGCAGAGATCGGAAAGCTAGCTCGGTTGCAAACTTTGGGGTTGAGTGATAATCAGCTTACCTTGCTTCCTAAAGAGATAGGAGATCTACTTAGGCTAGAAGAATTGGATGTAAAAGAAAACATATTAAACTCGCTTCCGCTAGAGATAGGGAGGTTGTCTCAGTTAAAGCAGCTGAAGTTGCAGCGAAATAATCTTACCAATCTTCCTTCAGAGATTGGAAGCTTAGCTGGGCTGCGAACTTTTGAAGTAAGCCATAATCAGCTTACCTTGCTTCCTAAAGAGATAGGAACTTTGTCTTGGCTGCAAGAACTGAATGTAAAGGAAAATGAATTAAACTCACTTCCGCTAGAGATAGGAAAGCTATCTCAACTAAAGCAGCTGAAGTTGCAGCGAAATAATCTTGCCTCTCTTCCTAAAGAGATTGGAAGGCTGGCTAGGCTGCAAACTTTTGAAGTGAGTCATAACCAGCTTACCTCGCTTCCTAAAGAGATAGGATATCTGTTTTGGCTGCAAGAACTGGATGTAAAGGAAAACAAATTAAACTCCCTTCCCCTAGAGATAAGAAATCTTCCTTGGTTAAGGGCTTTTACGGTAAGAGGAAATCCTCTGCAAACTATCCCTGATGAAATAAAGAAGCGATTTAAACTTTAA
- a CDS encoding autotransporter domain-containing protein: MKNNLKTLLTICLSSCTLVCPLGNLMSASFSTSTYNERHVAQQWSSTSIVSADEALVIDNLSALPSKEQREALNDFSGEQYANLIQPNQTASQTFIRRMYQPILNDSLGLQCGENCDEYRAWGAVGGGQSRLRNSHGAKGYRMDNFNITFGAQKPLNLNFLNSWLTVGIAGSYEKDHIHFKQNGHGKGNNWQGAIYYMWNNPHFYSFSGTILGADCVRVKRSIDVGNLTRKAKGKARVSEWTSFTELGLNLGYENFYVQPFARLEHASYRRHALSEHGAQSLNLHVRGKNISASVGYLGTHLSTNLPWWELHLNADAAWKYRFNLLQERFQAHFKNLGSQFRIKGVHQKTSGFEGSVNIAKTFYNCWQGYVEFSGEVWDRFSAWNLAGGVTVTW; encoded by the coding sequence ATGAAAAATAATTTAAAAACCCTTTTAACAATTTGCTTGAGTAGTTGTACTTTAGTTTGCCCTTTGGGCAATTTAATGAGTGCCTCATTTTCTACTTCTACCTACAATGAGAGACATGTTGCTCAGCAATGGAGCTCTACTAGTATAGTATCTGCCGATGAAGCGCTGGTAATTGATAACCTCTCTGCTCTTCCTTCTAAAGAACAAAGGGAAGCTCTCAATGATTTCTCAGGCGAGCAATATGCTAATTTAATCCAGCCCAATCAAACAGCTTCCCAGACATTTATTCGTAGGATGTACCAGCCTATCCTCAATGATAGCCTAGGCTTACAATGTGGAGAGAACTGTGATGAATATAGAGCGTGGGGAGCTGTAGGAGGAGGACAGAGCCGTCTACGCAACTCTCATGGGGCTAAAGGCTATAGAATGGATAATTTCAATATTACCTTTGGTGCTCAAAAGCCATTGAATCTTAATTTTTTAAACTCTTGGTTAACTGTTGGTATTGCCGGTTCTTATGAAAAAGACCATATTCATTTTAAGCAAAATGGGCATGGTAAAGGTAATAATTGGCAAGGAGCTATTTATTACATGTGGAATAATCCCCACTTCTATTCTTTTTCGGGAACCATTCTTGGTGCCGACTGTGTAAGAGTCAAACGCTCTATTGATGTGGGTAACCTTACTAGAAAAGCTAAAGGAAAAGCTAGAGTCAGCGAATGGACCTCTTTTACAGAACTTGGCTTAAATTTAGGTTACGAGAACTTCTATGTACAGCCTTTCGCACGGCTAGAACATGCTTCTTACCGTCGCCATGCTCTCAGCGAACATGGTGCTCAATCACTCAACTTACATGTGCGCGGCAAAAACATCAGTGCCTCTGTAGGTTATTTAGGAACACACTTAAGTACTAATCTTCCTTGGTGGGAGCTTCATTTAAATGCTGATGCAGCCTGGAAATATCGCTTTAACTTGTTACAAGAACGTTTTCAAGCCCATTTTAAAAACCTAGGCTCACAATTTAGAATCAAAGGCGTGCACCAAAAAACTAGTGGTTTTGAAGGTTCCGTTAATATTGCTAAAACCTTTTATAACTGCTGGCAAGGCTATGTTGAGTTTTCTGGCGAAGTGTGGGATCGTTTTTCTGCCTGGAACCTTGCTGGAGGCGTAACAGTTACCTGGTAA
- a CDS encoding thiol-disulfide oxidoreductase DCC family protein, translating to MDKHLIFYDGTCGLCSHVVYFLIKHDTKQQLLFAPLQGLTAKKLLGNLPRKVQTANSLILLKNYTSSQKEVYLLGQAALQVLWLLGGRWKLIGWISFLPSFLYNWVYRLIAQNRQRFFLQNSCLLPKEQDKNRFLP from the coding sequence ATGGATAAACATTTAATCTTTTATGATGGCACCTGTGGCCTCTGCAGCCATGTTGTATATTTTCTTATAAAACATGATACAAAGCAGCAACTCCTCTTTGCACCTTTACAAGGCTTAACGGCAAAAAAGCTGCTAGGAAATCTGCCTAGAAAGGTTCAAACAGCAAATTCTTTAATTCTTCTTAAAAATTACACTTCCTCTCAAAAAGAAGTTTATTTATTGGGGCAAGCTGCTTTGCAAGTTTTGTGGTTATTAGGGGGAAGATGGAAGCTTATTGGCTGGATTTCCTTTCTTCCTTCTTTTTTATATAACTGGGTGTATCGATTAATAGCTCAAAATCGCCAACGTTTTTTCTTGCAAAATAGCTGTTTGCTTCCAAAAGAACAGGATAAAAATCGTTTTCTTCCCTAA
- the pgm gene encoding phosphoglucomutase (alpha-D-glucose-1,6-bisphosphate-dependent) gives MRVSPLAGKISPSDKLVNIPQLITAYYAEKPDPLDTAQQVAFGTSGHRGSALQKSFNEHHILAISQAICQYRKQQGIDGPLFLGMDTHALSKPALMSALEVLAANGIEILLAEGEEYTPTPVISHAIVSYNRHRTKNLADGIVITPSHNPPSQGGIKYNPPSGGPADLHITQWIETKANELMRHELRDLKRIPYEKALNLSTTKRYNYLEAYVSDLKNVINMEIIQKSQIKLGVDPLGGAGIHYWEPIAERYKLNLTLVNKAIDPTFQFMTLDWDGQIRMDPSSAYAMQGLINLKNRFDIAFACDTDHDRHGIVTKSSGLLPPNHYLSAAIFYLFQHRPLWNPGTAIGKTLVSSQMIDRVATQLNRKIYEVPVGFKWFVDGLLNESLSFCGEESAGASFARLDGKAWTTDKDGIILSLLAAEMTAQQGKDPGEIYQDLTREFGNPAYDRVEAPASLKQRQILKNFSALQIQAKEIAGETIQGIFTHAAGNSAAIGGVKVVTENGWFAARPSGTEDIYKIYGESFRGQEHLEQILDEAQSIVGKAFEEAYLLKTP, from the coding sequence ATGAGAGTCAGCCCACTAGCCGGAAAAATCAGTCCTTCTGATAAACTTGTAAATATACCCCAACTTATTACAGCTTATTACGCTGAAAAGCCCGATCCCCTAGACACAGCTCAACAGGTAGCTTTTGGAACATCGGGCCATCGTGGTTCTGCATTACAAAAAAGCTTCAATGAACATCATATCCTAGCTATTAGCCAAGCGATTTGCCAGTATCGTAAACAACAAGGGATTGATGGTCCTCTATTTCTGGGTATGGATACGCATGCGCTTTCTAAGCCAGCTTTAATGAGTGCTCTAGAAGTATTAGCAGCCAATGGAATAGAAATTTTGTTAGCCGAAGGAGAAGAGTATACACCTACGCCCGTTATCTCCCATGCTATAGTGTCTTATAACCGCCATCGCACCAAAAATTTAGCTGATGGTATCGTCATTACCCCTTCCCATAATCCCCCTAGTCAAGGTGGCATCAAATATAATCCCCCTAGCGGAGGACCCGCTGACCTCCATATTACCCAATGGATTGAAACAAAAGCCAATGAGCTAATGCGCCATGAGCTAAGAGACCTTAAAAGAATTCCCTATGAAAAAGCCTTAAACTTGTCTACCACTAAGCGCTATAACTATCTTGAAGCCTACGTTAGCGATCTTAAGAATGTAATCAATATGGAGATTATTCAAAAATCCCAAATAAAATTGGGAGTAGATCCGCTAGGTGGAGCGGGAATTCATTATTGGGAACCTATAGCCGAACGCTACAAGCTAAACCTTACCCTAGTCAACAAAGCTATTGATCCAACCTTCCAATTTATGACTCTAGACTGGGACGGTCAAATTCGTATGGATCCCTCTTCAGCCTATGCTATGCAAGGGCTAATCAATCTAAAAAATCGCTTTGATATTGCTTTTGCCTGCGATACAGATCACGATAGACATGGCATTGTCACTAAAAGTTCAGGCTTACTTCCCCCTAATCATTACCTCTCTGCCGCCATCTTTTATCTTTTTCAACATCGGCCTTTATGGAATCCCGGGACGGCAATAGGCAAAACGCTCGTCAGCAGCCAAATGATTGATCGTGTGGCCACTCAATTAAATCGAAAAATTTATGAGGTACCGGTAGGGTTTAAATGGTTTGTCGATGGGCTTCTTAATGAATCTTTAAGCTTTTGTGGCGAAGAAAGTGCTGGCGCCTCTTTTGCTCGTTTAGATGGTAAAGCCTGGACGACGGATAAAGATGGGATTATCCTGTCCTTATTAGCTGCTGAAATGACAGCCCAACAAGGCAAAGACCCAGGCGAAATTTATCAGGATCTAACCCGAGAATTTGGCAACCCTGCTTATGATAGAGTAGAAGCACCTGCCAGTCTTAAGCAAAGACAAATATTAAAAAACTTTTCTGCCTTGCAGATACAAGCAAAGGAAATAGCAGGCGAGACTATCCAGGGTATCTTTACCCATGCAGCAGGAAACAGTGCTGCCATAGGAGGAGTAAAGGTCGTCACCGAAAATGGGTGGTTTGCTGCTCGCCCTTCAGGAACAGAAGATATTTACAAGATTTATGGAGAAAGTTTTCGAGGTCAAGAGCATCTAGAACAAATATTAGATGAAGCCCAATCGATTGTGGGAAAAGCATTTGAAGAGGCTTATTTGCTCAAAACTCCCTAA
- a CDS encoding Dps family protein: MKNASNPVPSTLAVPIHLQAEASHKISHVLNPLIADAFALYVKTKSYHWHLSGPHFRDYHLLMDEQAEQIFAMIDVLAERVRKLGALTIHSIKQISQLQNVQDDDEPCIEAIQMLKRLEEENRNLAARMLAAHKVCQEYQDVATTSILEVYIDEAERRAWFLFETQQS; encoded by the coding sequence ATGAAAAATGCATCCAACCCTGTCCCCTCCACCCTGGCAGTACCCATTCATCTCCAAGCGGAAGCAAGTCATAAAATTTCTCACGTTCTCAATCCCTTAATTGCGGATGCTTTTGCTTTATATGTAAAAACAAAAAGCTATCATTGGCATCTGTCTGGCCCCCACTTTCGCGATTATCATCTCTTAATGGATGAGCAAGCCGAGCAAATCTTTGCGATGATCGATGTGCTTGCAGAAAGGGTACGTAAGCTTGGAGCTCTTACCATTCACTCTATCAAACAGATTAGCCAATTGCAAAATGTGCAAGATGATGACGAGCCATGCATTGAAGCCATCCAGATGCTTAAGCGTTTAGAAGAGGAAAATAGAAACTTAGCTGCTCGTATGCTTGCTGCCCATAAAGTTTGCCAAGAGTATCAGGATGTAGCTACAACTAGTATTCTTGAAGTTTATATCGACGAGGCTGAGCGGCGAGCCTGGTTTCTTTTCGAAACGCAGCAAAGCTAA
- the cyoA gene encoding ubiquinol oxidase subunit II: MSKIYKLAFFIVSLLALFLVVGWFVHNSDIAVLNPKGAIAQRELDLIIQATLLMLIVVIPVFILMIAIACRYRASNSKAKYAPDWDHSHLVEFIWWAIPFVIVLVLSVITWKSSFELDPFKPLQASTKPLTIQAVALQWKWLFIYPEQKIATVNFLQFPKDTPLNFEVTADAPMNSFWIPQLGGQVYAMPGMKAKLHLIAHELGSFRGSSANFSGEGFAGMKFTAEATSSEDFEQWVEKVKQSPKQLSLNEYKNLILPTQDSSADTYTLQKENLFDWIIMSYMMPMDSHSSKSDASLE; the protein is encoded by the coding sequence ATGAGCAAAATCTACAAATTAGCCTTTTTTATTGTTTCTCTTCTTGCCCTCTTCCTCGTAGTAGGATGGTTTGTGCACAATAGCGATATCGCTGTGCTCAATCCCAAAGGAGCGATCGCTCAAAGAGAACTGGACTTAATCATTCAAGCTACTCTTCTGATGTTGATTGTGGTTATTCCAGTATTTATCTTGATGATTGCTATTGCTTGCCGCTATAGAGCGAGCAACTCAAAAGCAAAATATGCACCCGATTGGGATCATAGCCATCTTGTTGAGTTTATCTGGTGGGCAATTCCTTTTGTAATTGTTCTGGTCCTTTCGGTTATCACTTGGAAAAGCAGTTTTGAATTAGATCCTTTCAAGCCGCTACAGGCCAGCACTAAGCCTCTGACTATACAAGCGGTAGCTCTACAGTGGAAATGGTTATTTATCTATCCCGAGCAAAAAATTGCTACGGTAAATTTTCTTCAGTTTCCCAAAGACACACCCCTTAATTTTGAAGTCACTGCCGACGCTCCTATGAATTCATTTTGGATTCCGCAACTGGGCGGGCAAGTGTATGCGATGCCCGGCATGAAAGCAAAGCTACATCTTATAGCGCATGAACTAGGGAGCTTTAGAGGCTCTTCTGCGAACTTTAGTGGAGAAGGGTTTGCTGGCATGAAATTTACGGCTGAAGCCACTTCATCCGAAGATTTTGAGCAATGGGTAGAAAAAGTAAAGCAATCACCTAAGCAGCTTAGCTTAAACGAGTATAAAAACTTAATCCTGCCCACTCAAGATTCCTCCGCAGATACCTATACCTTGCAAAAAGAAAATTTGTTTGATTGGATTATTATGAGCTACATGATGCCCATGGACTCACATTCAAGCAAAAGCGACGCCTCTTTAGAATAA